From the genome of Mycetocola spongiae, one region includes:
- a CDS encoding SCO7613 C-terminal domain-containing membrane protein codes for MTAQPPIIWPPSADALGDSARCPSCFTALASSVCAACGLDLRGEDARHLSAIAREMMAADGRRVGQISAMRRAQGLDAPPAPAAAPRPAQPSTEAHTLVDRFITGVPVPPASPPAPEIPAPEHAVPVGIVRPPFPGRPEGAAPAPLPAPAPYLAPAPAHPAPAVPAAPGRSGVQVLLLTLGVVLVSVAAIFFATLAYLVTSPPLRAVILLVVAIAIAAVAARLQRRLPGTAQFLAILSVLIALIDGAMVRSLGLWGTAPLDPLLFAGLLALLLAAACLGAARLTRVPAFYFQALVLVPVAGFGILGGLGTTAELTFWLGGLGGAIAVLAWGAARRRTGSAPGAIEETLQRSLEIGLAAIATLALPALAPAAIAGSDPLPTGLCVLVTAALWFQIMAVQERHSLVLTAAIPGGILATLAPLAWAVRENTTSWYLTALLLSSALIAAALAAVAARSRRNTLGATAAARAALITATAVSALSAFPLLLEALGTILIASAEPVLWGHSGYRFYPEEGIALRPEMLLAVLGTLALIGAGITALGRLRRYRTALATGLAGVIILIAILLPGIWVAATVLTVLAAAGILALPRAPRPVPRGIAVGLILVALGSAAMLSHAQWTLWACIAAAHILLLLFWRARSPEAWLRTALSALAFIILLRAGAEVTGVLRLETDVVLTPALSVAFLALLLCALLGLAGRRAQARPAAGLEPRVLSGLALLTVAVSGTLALVPYATPALRPWQCALLLAAAAVGLIRVALPHPYLAISRVIFAVLTPAALLGAVALIGLPSAWLWPVQAGLILALALIARPLLPLGSPRWLLPAWYLAPAAYGLVLGGIAGWWNRPHGWIELLLLAAAALVAGGTRGNPLRSDSGPWRYASWPALPAVVSAWWMIMDNLRVTLLEARTVPVALLLLALAAGLALADRGAAAGPARAGRSILATLGLLLLLLPSTWPGDPGRLLLICALALILCGLALFLAPARWRGILVRIPALLIGVFLVLGTALLRGLLDGITFEFPAPVDGWAMVLILLTALLTAASVRGIPARGPEVRLIPVLAALSLAAAGVLLLAATIFAAGDPVRPLIGLVLLGAIAVAALLGPDRTRILLWVALTVQPLLALIAAAEHPRIAPEAFSLPVALTALALGVLHVARTPGARTMPWIGPGLAILLLPSLLLSWIEPEMWRLVGLGVVSLAVLLLGVFRGWQAPVVLGGGVLLIHALVQLFPAIRVLYESVPWGIWAALGGALLIVVGATYESRVRQARIIGRRISALR; via the coding sequence ATGACTGCACAGCCACCGATTATCTGGCCGCCAAGCGCCGACGCCCTGGGCGATTCCGCCCGCTGCCCATCCTGTTTCACCGCGCTCGCCTCCTCGGTCTGTGCCGCGTGTGGGCTGGACCTGCGCGGCGAGGACGCGCGCCACCTCTCCGCGATTGCCCGCGAGATGATGGCCGCCGATGGCCGCCGCGTGGGCCAGATCTCCGCGATGCGCCGCGCCCAGGGGCTCGACGCCCCGCCCGCACCCGCCGCGGCCCCGCGCCCCGCGCAGCCCAGCACGGAGGCGCATACCCTGGTGGATCGTTTTATTACGGGCGTTCCCGTTCCTCCCGCATCGCCGCCGGCCCCGGAGATTCCCGCGCCCGAGCACGCGGTGCCGGTGGGTATCGTGCGCCCGCCGTTCCCGGGCCGACCCGAGGGTGCGGCACCCGCACCGCTGCCCGCCCCCGCCCCGTATCTTGCCCCCGCGCCGGCGCACCCCGCCCCCGCCGTTCCCGCCGCGCCGGGCCGCTCGGGCGTACAGGTGCTGCTGCTCACGCTTGGTGTGGTGCTCGTGAGCGTGGCCGCGATCTTCTTCGCTACCCTCGCCTATCTGGTGACCTCACCCCCGCTGCGTGCCGTGATCCTCCTGGTCGTGGCGATCGCCATCGCCGCGGTCGCGGCCCGGCTCCAGCGCCGCCTGCCCGGCACCGCGCAGTTCCTCGCGATCCTGAGCGTGTTAATCGCGCTGATCGACGGGGCAATGGTGCGCTCGCTGGGGCTCTGGGGCACCGCCCCGCTCGACCCGCTGCTCTTTGCCGGGCTGCTGGCGCTTCTGCTCGCGGCCGCGTGCCTCGGCGCCGCGCGGCTGACCCGCGTCCCCGCCTTTTATTTCCAGGCCCTGGTCCTTGTCCCCGTGGCCGGATTTGGCATCCTGGGCGGGCTGGGCACCACGGCCGAGCTCACGTTCTGGCTCGGCGGGCTGGGCGGCGCAATTGCGGTGCTGGCCTGGGGTGCCGCGCGCCGACGCACCGGCTCCGCGCCGGGAGCAATCGAGGAGACGCTGCAGCGCAGCCTCGAGATCGGCCTGGCCGCGATCGCGACCCTCGCGCTGCCCGCGCTGGCGCCCGCCGCGATCGCGGGCAGCGACCCGCTGCCCACGGGCCTGTGTGTGCTGGTGACCGCGGCACTCTGGTTCCAGATCATGGCCGTACAGGAGCGGCACTCCCTCGTGCTGACCGCCGCGATCCCCGGCGGAATCCTGGCCACCCTGGCCCCGCTGGCCTGGGCGGTCCGGGAAAATACCACCTCCTGGTATCTCACGGCGCTCCTGCTCTCCTCCGCGCTGATTGCCGCCGCCCTCGCCGCCGTGGCCGCGCGCTCGCGCCGCAATACTCTCGGGGCCACCGCCGCCGCCCGCGCCGCGCTGATCACCGCGACCGCGGTCTCCGCACTCTCCGCGTTCCCGCTCCTCCTGGAGGCCCTGGGCACGATCCTGATCGCCTCGGCCGAGCCCGTGCTCTGGGGCCACAGCGGCTATCGTTTTTATCCCGAAGAGGGGATCGCCCTGCGGCCCGAGATGCTTCTTGCGGTCCTGGGCACACTCGCCCTGATCGGGGCGGGCATCACCGCGCTGGGCCGCCTGCGCCGCTACCGGACGGCCCTGGCCACCGGCCTGGCCGGCGTGATCATCCTGATCGCGATCCTCCTGCCCGGGATCTGGGTGGCCGCCACGGTGCTCACGGTCCTGGCCGCCGCCGGAATCCTGGCGCTGCCGCGCGCCCCGCGGCCCGTGCCCCGCGGCATCGCCGTGGGCCTGATCCTGGTCGCGCTGGGCTCCGCCGCGATGCTCTCGCATGCGCAGTGGACGCTGTGGGCCTGCATCGCCGCCGCGCATATCCTGCTGCTGCTGTTCTGGCGCGCGCGCAGCCCCGAGGCGTGGCTGCGCACGGCGCTCTCCGCGCTCGCCTTTATCATCCTGCTGCGGGCCGGCGCGGAGGTCACGGGCGTCCTGCGCCTCGAGACCGATGTGGTACTCACCCCGGCGCTGAGCGTGGCATTCCTCGCGCTGCTGCTGTGCGCGCTTCTGGGCCTCGCGGGACGCCGCGCCCAGGCGCGCCCCGCGGCGGGCCTGGAGCCGCGGGTCCTCTCCGGGCTCGCCCTGCTCACGGTCGCGGTATCCGGGACCCTCGCGCTGGTCCCCTACGCGACACCCGCCCTGCGCCCGTGGCAGTGTGCGCTGCTGCTGGCCGCCGCCGCGGTGGGCCTGATCCGGGTCGCGCTGCCGCATCCATACCTCGCGATCTCCCGGGTAATCTTCGCCGTGCTGACCCCCGCGGCCCTGCTGGGCGCAGTGGCCCTGATCGGGCTCCCCTCGGCCTGGCTCTGGCCCGTGCAGGCGGGCCTGATCCTGGCCCTGGCGCTGATCGCGCGGCCGCTCCTCCCGCTCGGCTCACCGCGCTGGCTTCTCCCCGCCTGGTATCTGGCCCCCGCCGCCTATGGCCTTGTACTGGGAGGCATCGCGGGCTGGTGGAACCGCCCCCACGGCTGGATCGAGCTGCTGCTCCTGGCCGCGGCGGCCCTCGTGGCCGGCGGCACACGCGGCAATCCGCTGCGCTCCGATTCCGGGCCGTGGCGCTATGCCTCCTGGCCGGCGCTGCCCGCCGTCGTCTCGGCCTGGTGGATGATCATGGATAACCTGCGGGTCACGCTGCTGGAGGCCCGGACCGTGCCGGTGGCCCTGCTCCTGCTGGCCCTCGCCGCGGGCCTGGCCCTCGCCGATCGCGGGGCCGCCGCGGGGCCTGCGCGCGCCGGGCGCAGCATCCTCGCCACCCTCGGGCTGCTGCTGCTCCTGCTCCCCAGCACCTGGCCCGGCGATCCCGGCCGCCTCCTGCTGATCTGTGCGCTGGCCCTGATCCTGTGTGGCCTCGCGCTCTTCCTGGCCCCGGCTCGGTGGCGCGGAATCCTCGTGCGCATCCCCGCGCTGCTGATCGGGGTATTCCTGGTGCTGGGAACCGCGCTGCTGCGCGGCCTGCTGGACGGCATCACATTCGAGTTCCCCGCCCCCGTGGACGGCTGGGCGATGGTGCTGATTCTGCTCACAGCGCTGCTGACCGCGGCGAGCGTGCGCGGGATACCTGCACGCGGGCCCGAGGTGCGGCTCATTCCCGTGCTCGCGGCGCTGAGCCTCGCGGCCGCGGGTGTGCTCCTGCTCGCCGCCACGATCTTCGCCGCGGGCGATCCCGTGCGGCCCCTGATCGGGCTGGTCCTGCTCGGGGCCATCGCGGTGGCCGCGCTGCTGGGCCCCGACCGCACGCGCATCCTGCTGTGGGTTGCGCTGACCGTGCAGCCGCTGCTTGCGCTGATCGCCGCCGCGGAACATCCGCGGATCGCCCCCGAGGCCTTTAGCCTCCCGGTGGCCCTGACCGCGCTCGCGCTGGGTGTACTGCATGTGGCCCGCACCCCGGGCGCGCGCACGATGCCCTGGATCGGGCCGGGCCTGGCAATCCTGCTGCTGCCCTCGCTGCTGCTGTCCTGGATCGAGCCCGAGATGTGGCGCCTCGTGGGCCTCGGCGTGGTCTCGCTCGCGGTGCTGCTCCTCGGCGTCTTCCGCGGCTGGCAGGCCCCCGTGGTGCTCGGCGGTGGTGTGCTGTTGATCCACGCGCTTGTGCAGCTCTTCCCCGCGATCCGCGTGCTCTACGAGAGTGTGCCCTGGGGCATCTGGGCCGCGCTGGGCGGCGCCCTGCTGATCGTGGTGGGGGCCACCTATGAGTCGCGGGTGCGCCAGGCGCGCATCATCGGCCGCCGGATCTCCGCCCTGCGCTAA
- a CDS encoding Dps family protein produces MTKTNTVATSSVSADVAAGVAQFLSPVVLDLQALVINGKQAHWHVRGHNFIGIHELFDTVVANAQDWSDLAAERIIALGLPVDARLSTVAAKASNPELTAGFVQSDQSIAEVIAQIDAASASLRIAIDELGEIDPSSQDVAIEIARGLDKDRWFLVAHLSK; encoded by the coding sequence ATGACCAAGACCAATACCGTCGCAACCAGCTCCGTGAGTGCCGATGTGGCAGCCGGAGTTGCCCAGTTCCTGAGCCCCGTAGTCCTGGACCTGCAGGCCCTGGTGATTAACGGCAAGCAGGCCCACTGGCACGTGCGCGGCCATAACTTCATCGGAATCCACGAGCTCTTTGATACCGTCGTGGCCAACGCCCAGGACTGGTCCGATCTGGCCGCCGAGCGCATCATCGCCCTGGGCCTCCCGGTGGACGCCCGCCTGAGCACCGTGGCCGCCAAGGCCAGCAACCCCGAGCTCACCGCCGGGTTTGTCCAGTCCGACCAGTCCATCGCCGAGGTCATTGCCCAGATCGACGCCGCCAGCGCCTCGCTGCGCATCGCGATCGACGAGCTGGGAGAGATCGACCCCTCGAGCCAGGACGTCGCCATCGAGATCGCCCGCGGCCTGGATAAGGACCGCTGGTTCCTGGTGGCCCACCTCAGCAAGTAA
- a CDS encoding amidohydrolase — MEKSRLDEFHEVYRDLHRHPELSFQEHRTAGIVADRLTALGYTVTTGVGQTGVVGVLDRGAGATVMLRADMDALPVLEATGLPYASTVTATNANGLEVPVMHACGHDVHTTALLGAAEELAGDPSWVGKLILVFQPSEEIGKGAIAMIEDGLISRFGTPDVVLGQHVAPLPAGVIGLREGAAFAASDGLRITLHGRGGHGSRPETTVDTVVLAASVVMRLQTIVSREVAGTETAVVTVGMLRAGDAANIIPDSAVLELSIRTFDPDVRTRVLDAVTRIVNGEAETAGAPRKPEIEFIHSFPSVVNDAPAGDRVSAEFARVLPQVRVVDPGVVTGSEDVGMLAEAAGAPCVYWLLGGADPAKFAQAKTIDDLTKVVASLPSNHSPKFAPVIEPTLEIGINALATAARTWLAPAAH; from the coding sequence ATGGAAAAATCACGGTTAGATGAATTTCACGAGGTCTATCGTGATCTGCACCGGCATCCGGAACTGAGTTTCCAGGAGCATCGCACCGCCGGAATCGTCGCCGATCGGCTGACGGCGCTGGGCTATACGGTCACCACGGGTGTGGGTCAGACCGGTGTGGTGGGTGTCCTGGATCGTGGTGCCGGGGCCACCGTCATGCTGCGTGCGGATATGGATGCGCTTCCCGTACTCGAGGCGACCGGGCTGCCCTATGCCAGCACCGTGACCGCGACCAACGCAAACGGCCTCGAGGTGCCCGTGATGCATGCCTGCGGCCACGATGTCCACACCACCGCCCTGCTGGGCGCTGCCGAGGAGCTCGCCGGGGACCCGTCCTGGGTCGGCAAGCTCATCCTGGTATTCCAGCCCTCGGAGGAAATTGGTAAGGGCGCAATCGCGATGATCGAGGATGGCCTGATCTCCCGCTTTGGTACCCCCGATGTGGTGCTGGGTCAGCATGTTGCCCCGCTGCCGGCGGGCGTGATTGGCCTGCGCGAGGGTGCCGCCTTTGCCGCCTCGGACGGACTGCGCATTACGCTGCATGGCCGCGGCGGGCACGGTTCCCGCCCCGAGACCACGGTGGATACCGTGGTGCTCGCGGCCTCGGTTGTGATGCGGTTGCAGACGATTGTGTCGCGCGAGGTCGCCGGAACCGAGACCGCCGTGGTCACCGTGGGAATGCTGCGCGCGGGTGATGCCGCCAATATCATTCCCGATTCCGCGGTGCTGGAGCTGAGCATCCGCACCTTTGACCCGGATGTGCGCACCCGGGTTCTGGATGCCGTGACCCGGATCGTCAACGGCGAGGCCGAGACCGCCGGCGCCCCGCGCAAGCCGGAGATCGAGTTCATTCACTCCTTCCCCTCCGTCGTGAACGATGCCCCCGCGGGCGACCGCGTGAGTGCCGAGTTCGCCCGGGTGCTGCCGCAGGTTCGGGTGGTGGATCCCGGCGTGGTGACCGGGAGCGAGGATGTCGGGATGCTCGCCGAGGCCGCGGGTGCACCGTGTGTGTACTGGCTGCTCGGCGGGGCCGATCCGGCCAAATTTGCCCAGGCGAAGACGATTGATGACCTCACCAAGGTGGTGGCATCGCTGCCCTCCAATCACTCGCCAAAATTCGCCCCGGTGATTGAGCCCACGCTCGAGATCGGCATCAACGCGCTGGCCACGGCCGCGCGCACCTGGCTCGCGCCCGCCGCGCACTAG
- a CDS encoding FUSC family protein, protein MTDIRQIFSLPKGAFLFAIGGVILALLLLAPLALFVGPTAAQAAYLGALLFLGPSRHLPGTWVLGAAAWAMGISILGYLIGPLGLGPLTLALIVVSLGQGLFRLDSVAALTRSPVNLVVYAGLADSRPDVPLWHVVLGTLVGVAIVLGAGRILEAHSKPIITAAPAPMTIRYRLRYGTMLAAGGAAILLISELVHFPYAPWALLSFCLILAVDEHDRSRLAGNRVLGTVAGVLLATAATLVPQPGPMILAVLSALACVAYLRVGKYGPFMMFLTPTIILTTSSDQPGYVLGIERIAAIAASAIIALACTWVAGMLDRRRHLGPRATRELVTGED, encoded by the coding sequence TTGACCGACATTAGGCAGATATTTTCCCTGCCCAAGGGGGCGTTTCTTTTTGCGATCGGGGGCGTGATTCTCGCGCTGCTGCTCCTCGCGCCGCTAGCACTATTTGTGGGCCCCACGGCCGCCCAGGCAGCCTATCTGGGCGCACTGTTATTTTTGGGACCCTCGCGGCACCTCCCGGGAACCTGGGTACTCGGCGCGGCGGCATGGGCGATGGGCATCTCGATCCTCGGCTATCTGATCGGCCCGCTGGGCCTCGGCCCGCTCACCCTCGCGCTGATCGTGGTGAGCCTGGGCCAGGGGCTGTTCCGGCTGGACTCGGTGGCGGCCCTGACCCGCTCCCCCGTGAACCTGGTGGTCTACGCCGGCCTGGCCGATTCACGCCCCGATGTGCCGCTCTGGCATGTTGTGCTGGGCACCCTGGTGGGTGTGGCAATTGTGCTCGGGGCCGGGCGCATCCTGGAGGCGCACTCCAAGCCGATCATCACGGCCGCGCCCGCGCCGATGACGATCCGCTACCGCCTGCGCTACGGGACCATGCTGGCCGCGGGCGGCGCGGCGATCCTCCTCATCTCGGAGCTGGTCCACTTCCCCTATGCCCCGTGGGCACTGCTCTCGTTCTGCCTGATCCTCGCGGTGGATGAACACGATCGTTCGCGGCTGGCCGGCAACCGCGTCCTGGGCACCGTGGCCGGGGTGCTCCTGGCCACGGCCGCAACCCTGGTGCCGCAGCCCGGGCCGATGATCCTGGCCGTGCTGAGCGCACTGGCCTGTGTGGCCTATCTGCGGGTGGGTAAATACGGCCCGTTCATGATGTTCCTGACCCCCACGATTATCCTCACCACATCCTCGGATCAGCCGGGCTATGTGCTGGGCATCGAGCGCATCGCCGCGATCGCCGCCTCGGCCATCATCGCCCTGGCCTGCACCTGGGTCGCGGGGATGCTGGACCGCCGCCGCCACCTCGGCCCGCGCGCCACCCGGGAGCTCGTGACCGGCGAGGACTAG
- a CDS encoding gamma carbonic anhydrase family protein: MTVQDISSLVFLPDSPAPVVPDSAFVARGARIIGDVTLHEGSSVWYNAVLRGDSAAITLGPGSNLQDGVAVHADPGFPVVIGRNVSVGHNAVVHGATVGDNVLIGMGAVVLNGAVIGDNVLIAGGAVVLEGAQIPAGSLVAGVPGKVRRELTAEEIAGILGNATNYRANALRHAAAE, translated from the coding sequence ATGACTGTTCAGGATATTTCCTCGCTGGTATTTCTGCCCGATTCCCCGGCCCCCGTGGTGCCCGATTCGGCCTTTGTGGCCCGCGGGGCCCGGATTATCGGGGATGTGACGCTGCACGAGGGCAGCAGCGTTTGGTATAACGCCGTGCTGCGCGGCGATTCCGCGGCGATCACGCTTGGCCCCGGCAGCAACCTGCAGGACGGCGTGGCCGTGCATGCCGACCCGGGATTTCCCGTGGTCATCGGGCGTAATGTTTCGGTCGGCCATAATGCCGTGGTGCACGGGGCCACCGTGGGAGATAACGTGCTGATCGGAATGGGCGCCGTGGTTCTTAACGGCGCGGTGATCGGAGATAACGTGCTGATCGCGGGGGGCGCGGTGGTATTGGAGGGCGCACAGATCCCCGCCGGATCGCTCGTGGCCGGCGTCCCGGGTAAGGTGCGCCGGGAGCTCACCGCCGAGGAGATCGCCGGGATCCTGGGGAACGCCACCAATTATCGGGCCAACGCCCTGCGGCACGCGGCCGCGGAATAG
- the tig gene encoding trigger factor, whose translation MKSTVEQLSPTRVKLNIEVSPEDLQPAIKRAYAQIAEQINVPGFRKGKVPAALIDQRVGKGAVIEQAANEGLDGFYRAAVEEHGVRVLGRPQADITDWPSEKDMSGDLKVTIEVDVRPEITLPAYDGITVEVEAAEVTDADVAEELEALRTRFGTLVTVERPAAKGDFAQIDLIATIDGAEVDNASGISYEIGSGELIEGIDEALDTLTAGESTTFSAPLLGGEYAGKDAEIAVTLTAVKERELPEADDEFAQIASEFDTIAELTESLKEQAASKKAFGQGSEARNKLVELLLEAVEIPVPAKVVEDEVNRHLEGEGRLEDDEHRAEVTESSEKTFRSQILLDAVAETEQVKVSQEELTQYLIQGAAQYGMEPGEFIQVLDQNGQIPAMVGEVARNKALAVVLGKVKVVDTNGAAVDLTGFIPTEEDEAEAETAEVAEEK comes from the coding sequence GTGAAGTCGACGGTCGAACAGCTCAGCCCCACCCGCGTCAAGCTCAACATTGAGGTTAGCCCGGAGGACCTGCAGCCCGCCATCAAGCGTGCCTATGCCCAGATTGCCGAGCAGATCAACGTGCCCGGTTTCCGCAAGGGTAAGGTCCCCGCCGCTCTCATCGACCAGCGCGTCGGTAAGGGTGCCGTAATCGAGCAGGCCGCCAACGAGGGTCTGGACGGTTTCTACCGTGCGGCCGTCGAGGAGCACGGTGTGCGCGTTCTGGGTCGTCCCCAGGCGGACATCACCGACTGGCCCTCCGAGAAGGACATGTCGGGCGACCTGAAGGTCACCATCGAGGTTGACGTGCGTCCCGAGATCACGCTGCCCGCCTATGACGGAATCACCGTCGAGGTGGAGGCCGCCGAGGTCACCGACGCCGACGTCGCCGAGGAGCTGGAGGCCCTGCGCACCCGCTTCGGCACGCTGGTCACGGTAGAGCGTCCCGCCGCCAAGGGCGACTTCGCCCAGATCGACCTGATCGCCACGATCGACGGCGCCGAGGTCGATAACGCCTCCGGCATCTCCTATGAGATCGGCTCCGGCGAGCTCATCGAGGGCATCGACGAGGCCCTCGACACGCTCACCGCTGGCGAGTCCACCACCTTCTCCGCCCCGCTGCTCGGTGGCGAGTACGCCGGTAAGGACGCGGAGATCGCCGTGACCCTGACCGCCGTCAAGGAGCGCGAGCTGCCCGAGGCCGATGACGAGTTCGCTCAGATCGCCTCCGAGTTCGACACCATCGCCGAGCTGACCGAGTCGCTCAAGGAGCAGGCCGCCAGCAAGAAGGCCTTCGGACAGGGTTCCGAGGCCCGCAATAAGCTTGTTGAGCTGCTGCTCGAGGCCGTCGAGATCCCCGTTCCCGCCAAGGTTGTTGAAGACGAGGTGAACCGTCACCTCGAGGGTGAGGGTCGTCTCGAGGACGATGAGCACCGCGCCGAGGTCACCGAGTCCTCCGAGAAGACCTTCCGCAGCCAGATCCTTCTGGACGCCGTGGCCGAGACCGAGCAGGTTAAGGTCAGCCAGGAGGAGCTCACCCAGTACCTCATCCAGGGTGCCGCTCAGTACGGCATGGAGCCGGGCGAGTTCATCCAGGTTCTGGACCAGAACGGCCAGATCCCCGCGATGGTCGGAGAGGTTGCCCGCAATAAGGCCCTCGCCGTTGTCCTGGGCAAGGTCAAGGTTGTAGACACCAACGGCGCAGCCGTTGACCTCACCGGATTCATCCCCACCGAAGAGGACGAGGCCGAGGCCGAGACCGCAGAGGTAGCCGAGGAGAAGTAG
- a CDS encoding leucine-rich repeat domain-containing protein yields MSHLSPRTRGGAIAAALILLAAGFGAAPALAATAATPATLNSIAPDAASGLGGTPPTPAPRPQPRAALPDDAELVTIPDAVLRRAIAARIGAGNTETLTRGQLRTVQSLTIKDAGLSDLTGLEYAANLDLLYIDNNQVSSLEPLRGLSVMRQITASRNPITDIAPLATLPNVNWLELNWTSISSLEPLRNNEKLSWLQIAYTNVTSLEPITGQATLTDINFQNTGISDLTPLAGIERLYSIAAPSAQISDLTPLTGLPRLNLLNVNYNHVTDLSMLDSWPNISTVGFGRQTVTGQPLLVPVAATEYRAADVVSGFRMAFGLTQAVSSGATPTEDGRGAIWSDVDPADTELEVFLSQPVVPGGPAFSATVTSPILRADFTTEAPPATRVDADYSFAFDTTTGFITDAAAGYTLTAGDVPGLTLATDGTLAGIATTAGEYPLSVRATDASGNILERDYTLVVRDAEIIPPTDPITPVPPVDPATPVDPSPVAPPVVGSPENTASGTHADSPAGLARTGLDAWAGIALPAGILLLGLGAALTVLNRRRTA; encoded by the coding sequence ATGAGTCACCTGTCCCCCCGCACCCGGGGCGGCGCTATTGCCGCTGCCCTGATTCTCCTCGCCGCCGGATTTGGGGCCGCGCCGGCACTCGCGGCCACGGCCGCGACCCCCGCGACGCTGAACTCGATTGCCCCGGACGCCGCGAGCGGACTCGGCGGCACTCCCCCGACGCCCGCGCCGCGACCGCAGCCGCGCGCCGCGCTCCCCGATGACGCCGAACTCGTCACCATTCCCGATGCCGTACTGCGCCGCGCCATTGCCGCGCGCATCGGGGCGGGCAATACCGAGACCCTCACCCGTGGACAGCTGCGCACCGTGCAGAGCCTCACCATCAAGGACGCGGGCCTGAGCGATCTGACCGGCCTGGAATATGCCGCCAACCTGGATCTGCTCTATATCGACAACAACCAGGTGAGCAGCCTGGAACCGCTGCGCGGCCTCTCCGTCATGCGCCAGATCACGGCCAGCCGTAACCCGATCACCGATATCGCGCCGCTCGCCACCCTTCCCAATGTGAACTGGCTGGAGCTGAACTGGACCTCGATCTCCTCGCTCGAACCGCTGCGCAATAACGAGAAGCTGTCCTGGCTGCAGATCGCCTATACCAATGTGACCTCGCTGGAGCCGATCACGGGCCAGGCCACGCTGACCGATATCAACTTCCAAAATACCGGCATCTCCGATCTGACCCCGCTGGCCGGAATCGAGCGGCTGTACTCGATCGCGGCGCCGAGCGCACAGATCTCCGATCTGACCCCGCTGACCGGGCTGCCCCGCCTGAACCTGCTGAACGTGAACTATAACCACGTGACCGATCTGTCGATGCTGGATAGCTGGCCCAATATCTCCACGGTGGGATTTGGCCGCCAGACCGTGACCGGACAGCCCCTGCTGGTGCCCGTCGCCGCCACGGAATACCGGGCGGCCGATGTGGTGTCCGGATTCCGGATGGCCTTTGGCCTCACGCAGGCAGTGTCCTCGGGTGCAACCCCCACCGAGGACGGGCGGGGCGCAATCTGGAGCGATGTGGACCCCGCGGACACGGAGCTTGAGGTTTTCCTCTCGCAGCCGGTGGTACCCGGCGGGCCGGCATTCTCGGCCACCGTCACCTCGCCGATCCTGCGCGCCGATTTCACCACCGAGGCACCGCCCGCAACCCGGGTGGACGCGGACTATAGCTTCGCTTTTGACACCACGACGGGCTTTATCACGGACGCCGCCGCGGGCTATACCCTGACCGCCGGTGACGTGCCCGGGCTCACGCTCGCGACCGATGGCACCCTCGCGGGAATCGCCACCACCGCGGGCGAATATCCGCTCAGCGTGCGCGCCACCGACGCCTCCGGAAATATTCTGGAGCGCGACTATACGCTGGTCGTGCGCGATGCCGAGATCATCCCGCCGACCGATCCGATCACGCCGGTTCCCCCGGTCGACCCGGCCACCCCTGTAGATCCCTCCCCCGTGGCCCCGCCCGTCGTGGGCTCCCCCGAAAATACCGCCTCCGGCACACACGCGGACTCCCCCGCGGGCCTGGCCCGCACCGGGCTCGATGCCTGGGCCGGAATCGCGCTGCCCGCCGGAATTCTCCTGCTCGGGCTCGGGGCCGCACTCACCGTGCTGAACCGCCGCCGCACCGCCTAA